A part of Salmo trutta chromosome 15, fSalTru1.1, whole genome shotgun sequence genomic DNA contains:
- the LOC115148442 gene encoding complement component 1 Q subcomponent-binding protein, mitochondrial isoform X2 has product MLKSLSRAVSTAVRISTSTMFSARALQPLTRSTLCSSNSGAIRPFSRSLWMMSHNGAASVYRPKLFSSKGFTPVSCGCGSLHTEGDKAFGNFLSDEIKEEKKIQKSNTLPKMSGGWELQQNGTEAKLIRTISGEKVTVTFNVNNSIPPKFEEEAEQAQGQKSAENEPDIVSSPNFVVEVTKQAAKHSLVFDCHYPEDEAIHGEGEEESDIFAIREVSFQPEGDVEWKETAYTLNTDSLDWALYDHLMDFLADRGVDNTFADELIELSTAMEHHEYIKFLEDLSGFVKCN; this is encoded by the exons ATGCTAAAGTCTCTTTCCCGAGCGGTGAGTACTGCAGTTCGAATTTCTACAAGCACAATGTTTTCGGCCCGAGCTCTCCAGCCTCTTACGAGGTCGACATTATGTTCTTCAAACTCGGGAGCAATACGGCCTTTTAGCCGGTCTCTCTGGATGATGAGCCATAACGGGGCAGCATCGGTATACAGACCAAAACTCTTCAGTTCAAAAGGATTTACTCCTGTGTCGTGTGGATGTGGATCACTACACACAGAAG GAGACAAAGCCTTTGGAAATTTCCTTTCGGATGAAATCAAAGAAGAGAAGAAGATCCAGAAAAGCAATACTCTTCCCAAGATGTCTGGAGGGTGGGAGCTACAGCAGAACGGCACAGAAGCCAAACTCATTAGGACAATTTCTGGAGAAAA AGTGACCGTCACATTCAACGTCAACAACAGTATTCCCCCTAAGTTTGAAGAGGAGGCTGAACAAGCACAGGGACAGAAGTCTGCAGAGAATGAG CCAGATATTGTGTCTTCACCCAACTTCGTTGTCGAGGTGACGAAACAGGCGGCAAAACATTCCTTGGTGTTTGACTGCCATTATCCTGAAGATGAG GCAATTCATGGTGAAGGGGAAGAAGAGAGTGATATTTTTGCCATCCGTGAGGTCAGCTTCCAGCCTGAGGGAGATGTAGAGTGGAAGGAGACCGCCTACACACTCAACACAGACTCTCTGGACTGG GCCCTGTATGACCACCTCATGGACTTCCTGGCTGACCGAGGGGTTGACAACACGTTTGCTGACGAACTGATCGAGCTGAGCACTGCCATGGAGCATCACGAATACATCAAGTTCCTGGAGGACCTCAGTGGCTTTGTCAAATGCAATTAA
- the LOC115148442 gene encoding complement component 1 Q subcomponent-binding protein, mitochondrial isoform X1 has product MLKSLSRAVSTAVRISTSTMFSARALQPLTRSTLCSSNSGAIRPFSRSLWMMSHNGAASVYRPKLFSSKGFTPVSCGCGSLHTEGDKAFGNFLSDEIKEEKKIQKSNTLPKMSGGWELQQNGTEAKLIRTISGEKVTVTFNVNNSIPPKFEEEAEQAQGQKSAENEPDIVSSPNFVVEVTKQAAKHSLVFDCHYPEDEAKHILQAIHGEGEEESDIFAIREVSFQPEGDVEWKETAYTLNTDSLDWALYDHLMDFLADRGVDNTFADELIELSTAMEHHEYIKFLEDLSGFVKCN; this is encoded by the exons ATGCTAAAGTCTCTTTCCCGAGCGGTGAGTACTGCAGTTCGAATTTCTACAAGCACAATGTTTTCGGCCCGAGCTCTCCAGCCTCTTACGAGGTCGACATTATGTTCTTCAAACTCGGGAGCAATACGGCCTTTTAGCCGGTCTCTCTGGATGATGAGCCATAACGGGGCAGCATCGGTATACAGACCAAAACTCTTCAGTTCAAAAGGATTTACTCCTGTGTCGTGTGGATGTGGATCACTACACACAGAAG GAGACAAAGCCTTTGGAAATTTCCTTTCGGATGAAATCAAAGAAGAGAAGAAGATCCAGAAAAGCAATACTCTTCCCAAGATGTCTGGAGGGTGGGAGCTACAGCAGAACGGCACAGAAGCCAAACTCATTAGGACAATTTCTGGAGAAAA AGTGACCGTCACATTCAACGTCAACAACAGTATTCCCCCTAAGTTTGAAGAGGAGGCTGAACAAGCACAGGGACAGAAGTCTGCAGAGAATGAG CCAGATATTGTGTCTTCACCCAACTTCGTTGTCGAGGTGACGAAACAGGCGGCAAAACATTCCTTGGTGTTTGACTGCCATTATCCTGAAGATGAG GCTAAACACATTTTACAGGCAATTCATGGTGAAGGGGAAGAAGAGAGTGATATTTTTGCCATCCGTGAGGTCAGCTTCCAGCCTGAGGGAGATGTAGAGTGGAAGGAGACCGCCTACACACTCAACACAGACTCTCTGGACTGG GCCCTGTATGACCACCTCATGGACTTCCTGGCTGACCGAGGGGTTGACAACACGTTTGCTGACGAACTGATCGAGCTGAGCACTGCCATGGAGCATCACGAATACATCAAGTTCCTGGAGGACCTCAGTGGCTTTGTCAAATGCAATTAA